In a genomic window of Glycine max cultivar Williams 82 chromosome 13, Glycine_max_v4.0, whole genome shotgun sequence:
- the LOC100781010 gene encoding ABC transporter C family member 5, whose amino-acid sequence MGVARFFHDVLGLPVLELATICMNLTFVLLFLFVVSVRRVLVYGGGFRFGKDGNSGNASPICSVIDEETRGVRIGVGFKLSVLSCFYVLFVNVLALGFEGGALIWGEANGDADVDLSLLAVPAAQGLAWFVLSFSALYCKFKVSERFPFLLRAWWFLSFVICLCTLYVDGRGFWEEGSEHLCSRAVANVAVTPALAFLCVVAIRGGTGIRVCGNSDLQEPLLVDEEPGCLKVTPYRDAGLFSLATLSWLNPLLSIGAKRPLELKDIPLVAPRDRAKTSYKVLNSNWERLKAENENPSKQPSLAWAILKSFWKDAALNAIFAGMNTLVSYVGPYMISYFVDYLGGKETFPHEGYILAGIFFVAKLVETVTTRQWYLGVDILGMHVRSALTAMVYRKGLRLSSSAKQSHTSGEIVNYMAVDVQRVGDYSWYLHDMWMLPMQIVLALLILYKNVGIASVATLIATIISIVVTVPVARVQEDYQDKLMAAKDERMRKTSECLRNMRILKLQAWEDRYRLKLEEMRGVEFKWLRKALYSQACITFMFWSSPIFVSAVTFATSILLGGQLTAGGVLSALATFRILQEPLRNFPDLVSTMAQTKVSLDRISAFLQDEELQEDATIVLPPGISNTAIEIMDGVFCWDSSLPRPTLSGIHVKVERGMTVAVCGMVGSGKSSFLSCILGEIPKLSGEVKMCGSVAYVSQSAWIQSGNIEENILFGTPMDKAKYKNVLHACSLKKDLELFSHGDQTIIGDRGINLSGGQKQRVQLARALYQDADIYLLDDPFSAVDAHTGSELFREYVLTALADKTVIFVTHQVEFLPAADMIMVLKEGHIIQAGKYDDLLQAGTDFKTLVSAHHEAIEAMDIPNHSEDSDENVPLDDTIMTSKTSISSANDIESLAKEVQEGSSDQKVIKEKKKAKRSRKKQLVQEEERVRGRVSMKVYLSYMAAAYKGVLIPLIIIAQTLFQFLQIASNWWMAWANPQTKGDQPKVTPTVLLLVYMALAFGSSWFIFVRAVLVATFGLAAAQKLFFNMLRSIFHSPMSFFDSTPAGRILNRVSIDQSVVDLDIPFRLGGFASSTIQLIGIVAVMTDVTWQVLLLVVPLAIICLWMQKYYMASSRELVRIVSIQKSPIIHLFGESIAGAATIRGFGQEKRFMKRNLYLLDCFARPFFCSLAAIEWLCLRMELLSTFVFAFCLVLLVSLPHGSIDPSMAGLAVTYGLNLNARLSRWILSFCKLENKIISIERIYQYSQIPSEAPAIVEDSRPPSSWPENGTIQLIDLKVRYKENLPVVLHGVSCTFPGGKKIGIVGRTGSGKSTLIQALFRLVEPEAGSILIDNINISSIGLHDLRSHLSIIPQDPTLFEGTIRGNLDPLDEHSDKEIWEALDKSQLGDIIRETERKLDMPVLENGDNWSVGQCQLVSLGRALLKQSKILVLDEATASVDTATDNLIQKIIRREFRDCTVCTIAHRIPTVIDSDLVLVLSDGRVAEFDSPSRLLEDKSSMFLKLVTEYSSRSSGIPDF is encoded by the exons ATGGGTGTCGCACGTTTTTTCCATGATGTCCTAGGATTGCCCGTGTTGGAACTTGCGACAATCTGCATGAACCTGACTTTTGTACTTTTGTTTCTCTTTGTTGTCTCGGTGAGGCGTGTTCTTGTGTATGGGGGTGGATTTCGATTCGGTAAGGATGGAAACAGCGGCAATGCTAGCCCAATTTGCAGTGTCATTGATGAAGAAACGCGTGGTGTTAGAATCGGTGTGGGGTTCAAGTTGtcagtgttgtcttgtttctatGTTCTGTTTGTGAATGTTTTGGCGTTGGGATTTGAAGGGGGTGCTTTGATTTGGGGTGAGGCTAATGGGGATGCTGACGTGGATTTGTCTCTTCTTGCTGTCCCTGCTGCACAGGGTTTGGCTTGGTTTGTGTTGAGCTTCTCGGCCTTGTATTGCAAGTTCAAGGTGTCAGAGAGGTTCCCATTTTTGTTGAGAGCTTGGTGGTTTTTGTCCTTTGTTATTTGCTTGTGTACTTTGTATGTTGATGGGAGAGGATTTTGGGAGGAGGGTTCTGAACATCTATGTTCTCGTGCTGTTGCAAATGTTGCTGTCACACCAGCTCTTGCATTTTTGTGTGTGGTTGCAATTAGGGGTGGTACTGGTATAAGGGTTTGTGGGAACTCTGATCTTCAAGAGCCATTGCTTGTTGATGAGGAACCGGGGTGTCTCAAGGTTACTCCTTATAGAGATGCTGGACTTTTTAGTTTGGCCACTCTTTCTTGGCTGAATCCACTTCTTTCCATTGGTGCTAAGAGACCGCTCGAGCTTAAGGATATTCCACTTGTTGCACCAAGAGATAGAGCCAAGACTAGTTATAAGGTTTTGAATTCTAATTGGGAGAGATTGAAGGCTGAAAATGAGAATCCCTCTAAGCAGCCTTCGTTGGCTTGGGCGATTCTCAAGTCATTCTGGAAGGACGCAGCCCTGAATGCCATCTTTGCTGGTATGAATACTTTGGTGTCATATGTAGGTCCATACATGATAAGTTACTTTGTGGATTACTTGGGTGGCAAGGAGACTTTCCCCCATGAGGGATATATCCTTGCTGGTATTTTCTTTGTGGCAAAGCTTGTGGAGACTGTGACAACTAGGCAGTGGTATCTGGGAGTGGACATCTTGGGTATGCATGTTAGGTCTGCTCTAACTGCAATGGTATATAGGAAGGGACTTAGACTGTCAAGCTCAGCCAAGCAGAGTCACACAAGTGGGGAGATTGTCAACTACATGGCAGTTGATGTTCAGAGGGTAGGGGACTACTCTTGGTACCTTCATGACATGTGGATGCTTCCTATGCAGATTGTTCTTGcccttttaattttgtataagaATGTTGGAATTGCTTCTGTTGCAACATTGATTGCTACAATCATTTCCATTGTTGTCACTGTTCCTGTGGCTAGGGTGCAAGAAGATTATCAGGACAAATTGATGGCAGCTAAGGATGAAAGGATGAGAAAGACATCAGAGTGTCTTAGGAATATGAGGATTCTCAAGCTGCAAGCTTGGGAGGATCGATATCGATTGAAGTTGGAGGAAATGCGTGGAGTAGAGTTCAAGTGGCTAAGGAAAGCACTCTATTCTCAGGCTTGCATAACTTTCATGTTCTGGAGCTCCCCTATATTTGTTTCAGCTGTTACTTTTGCTACTTCCATATTGTTGGGGGGTCAGTTGACAGCAGGTGGTGTTCTCTCTGCTCTAGCTACTTTCAGGATTCTCCAAGAACCTCTGAGGAATTTTCCTGACTTGGTATCAACCATGGCTCAGACAAAAGTTTCTCTTGATCGCATATCTGCTTTCCTGCAGGATGAAGAATTGCAGGAAGATGCGACTATCGTCTTGCCACCTGGCATTTCTAACACGGCCATAGAAATTATGGATGGTGTCTTCTGCTGGGACTCTTCTTTGCCAAGGCCTACTCTATCGGGAATACATGTGAAAGTGGAAAGAGGGATGACTGTGGCTGTTTGTGGCATGGTTGGTTCCGGTAAATCAAGTTTTCTTTCTTGCATCCTTGGAGAGATTCCCAAGCTGTCTGGTGAA GTAAAAATGTGTGGTTCTGTTGCATATGTCTCCCAATCTGCTTGGATACAGTCAGGAAATATAGAAGAAAATATCCTGTTTGGCACCCCAATGGACAAAGCAAAGTACAAGAATGTTCTTCATGCTTGCTCATTGAAAAAGGACCTAGAACTTTTCTCACATGGAGACCAAACAATTATTGGTGACAGAGGTATAAATTTGAGTGGTGGTCAGAAGCAGCGGGTTCAGCTTGCTCGAGCACTCTACCAAGATGCTGATATTTACCTACTTGATGATCCCTTCAGTGCAGTTGATGCCCACACTGGATCAGAATTATTTAGG GAGTATGTATTGACAGCACTAGCAGATAAAACAGTCATTTTCGTGACCCATCAAGTTGAATTTCTTCCTGCTGCTGATATGATAATG gTTCTTAAAGAAGGCCACATCATACAGGCAGGAAAATATGATGATCTTTTACAAGCCGGAACAGATTTTAAAACTCTAGTTTCAGCTCACCATGAAGCAATAGAGGCTATGGATATTCCTAATCACTCAGAAGATTCAGATGAAAATGTACCCTTGGATGACACTATTATGACCAGTAAGACATCCATTTCTTCTGCAAATGATATTGAGAGTTTGGCTAAGGAAGTTCAGGAGGGATCATCAGATCAGAAAGTAattaaggagaagaagaaagcaaaacgCTCGAGAAAAAAACAGCTTGTTCAGGAAGAGGAGAGGGTTAGAGGTAGAGTCAGCATGAAGGTGTACTTGTCATACATGGCTGCAGCATACAAAGGTGTATTGATTCCACTCATAATCATTGCACAAACATTATTTCAGTTCCTTCAGATTGCCAGTAATTGGTGGATGGCTTGGGCAAATCCTCAAACTAAGGGAGACCAACCCAAAGTAACTCCCACAGTTCTTCTTCTTGTTTACATGGCCCTTGCTTTTGGCAGCTCATGGTTCATCTTTGTAAGGGCTGTTCTCGTGGCTACATTTGGTCTAGCAGCTGCAcagaaactattttttaacaTGCTTAGAAGCATATTCCATTCACCAATGTCTTTCTTTGACTCTACACCAGCTGGAAGGATCTTGAATCGT GTTTCAATTGATCAAAGTGTTGTGGATCTTGATATTCCTTTTAGACTTGGAGGGTTTGCTTCATCAACAATACAACTTATTGGCATTGTTGCTGTAATGACAGATGTTACATGGCAAGTTTTGCTCCTAGTAGTCCCGTTGGCTATTATTTGTTTGTGGATGCAG AAATACTACATGGCTTCCTCAAGGGAATTAGTACGTATCGTGAGCATCCAAAAATCTCCAATTATACATCTTTTTGGTGAATCAATTGCTGGAGCAGCCACCATTAGAGGTTTTGGACAAGAAAAAAGGTTCATGAAGAGGAACCTCTATCTTCTGGATTGTTTTGCACGACCATTCTTCTGTAGTCTTGCAGCTATTGAGTGGCTCTGCCTGCGCATGGAATTACTTTCAACCTTTGTTTTTGCTTTCTGCCTGGTATTACTTGTCAGCCTTCCCCATGGAAGTATTGATCCCA GCATGGCTGGACTTGCAGTAACATATGGCCTGAATTTAAATGCACGTCTATCACGATGGATACTTAGCTTTTGCaaacttgaaaataaaatcatatccaTTGAAAGAATTTATCAATACAGCCAAATTCCTAGTGAAGCACCAGCAATTGTTGAAGATTCTCGTCCTCCATCCTCATGGCCTGAGAATGGGACAATCCAATTAATTGATCTGAAG GTACGTTACAAGGAAAATCTTCCCGTGGTGCTTCACGGAGTATCCTGCACATTTCCTGGTGGGAAGAAGATTGGAATAGTTGGTCGTACTGGCAGTGGCAAATCTACCTTGATTCAAGCATTATTTCGATTGGTTGAACCGGAGGCAGGGAGTATCCTTATAGACAACATTAATATTTCATCAATTGGTCTTCATGATCTTAGAAGTCATTTGAGTATCATACCACAAGATCCAACCTTATTTGAAGGCACCATTCGAGGCAATCTTGATCCTCTTGATGAGCACTCTGATAAAGAGATTTGGGAG